The DNA segment CCCGATGACTCCATACCCGTGTTGCTTTCAGTAAGTTGTGCGGTGGCATCTCCCTGGGATGGGTACCGACGACTACCACCCTCCTTCATGACGACGTCTGTGGTGTAGGACGGCGCTGAGTAACGTCGCGGTCCGATGGCAGCAGCTGCTGCCGGTTTCACGTTGCAGCTCCCGTCACTTAATCGCTGCGAGAGAGGAACCTTACGACCGGGCGTCTGGGAACGTCGTTGCAGTTCTTGCTGCTGATGGTGCTGTTGTTGGACATAGCGTTGCTGCTGGTGGTGCATTTGATGGACTGGGGTGCCAGAGGTCGGATAAGGTGGGGTCGTCCGGCGCTGCAGAAGCTGGCGAATGGTGGTGTCGGGTTGTACAGCACCACCGTATCGCAATGGCGGCTGCACCCCGAACATCCCTGACAGAGAGGGCATTCCCGAAGGATTTTGAGCGATACTGCTTCCGATTCCGATAGGTTGATCCATAAAGTAGCCACGGATTCCAGAGGTCTGTGCCTGCGACGGATTTGATGTGACTAACACAGACGCACCAGATATTTGGGCGTTACTGCCTTGAGAAGAGGTTGCTGTTTGTCCAATTTGGCCACCTTTTCCTTCATCACCAATGTGCTCTGTAGACTGGCCGGACTGATCTTCTTGTTGTCGATCAAGTCGCTGTGATGGGTGGATAGGTTGTTGAAAGACATCATCTCCTTGCGCTGCATCAAGTGAAGAACCACGAGCTTCCTGGCTCCGACCGAATGCATCTTTTCCAATTCCTAGCCGATGTAACCGTTTCGTCACATAGAGGAGCTGCTGTTGGTACATGATCGCACGTTGTCTTCGAGCGACACCCTCATCGGTGGGCAAAGCTCCAGAATCAAGCATCTGTTGTGGACGCACAAGCCCCTGCTGCGACGGCTCCTGCAGCGCACCAACTTGAAGATTGCTTTCAGAGGACAAGGTGGCAGTAGAAGGTGCAGTGGATCCAGTCGAGACGATCCTGGATTGTTGAGAAACGTGTGGCGATGTCGAAATGGTGTGGCTTGGAAACTGGAAACGTGACCCAAATCTTAACGTGGGCGACAGGTGCCTCATGTCGCTCAGAGTATAACTTGGTGGCGTTGAGAAGGGACGTCTTATGTCACCATGTCTACTTTCTgtaatataataaaacaaaatcaaaatggaaagaTCAATGATTGGCAAACTACTCTCAACAGACATGATAACTTATTTTACGTTATCCCCATGCATTGgttgttgtttattttgttaCGTATATTGCTAAATTTCCTTTGAGAATTCGTTGCCATGTTCCTGGAAATTGAATAGACATAAACAGACTTTACCATTGTTCTCGTTACAAAATGATCAAATGATTTTTCTTCTGCAATGACGATACAGACCCACCAACCAAACCAACATAATctccaggggtccgttgcagaaagagttgcgtttaaacgcaagtaaaaaaaatcaattgcaagtccaaaatgcgcgcttttgattggttgaaaatcaagttacgcatgatttttagaattgcgtttgattgcaactctttctgcaacgggcccctggggccGATCAAATGTTATTACATCTTTGCCGCATGTCATTTACCGTCGGTCAATTTTCAGTCGGTTTCGTTGGGGGGACTCTAAATCAGTTCCTCTCAGTGGAATGGCAAGGGAGTGTTTCATGGGAATTGTGGTTTAGAATAATGCACTGTAAAATtacggtgttaatttaacaccatcCCGGTATCTATATCGGAAAACACCGGGGAAGTATTGAAACGACACCAGTGAAGAATCAAAGAGATTGGTCTAAGACTGATTAGTGTATAGTTTAAGTGCTTATCTGGTGGGTGTTAGCCTAAAGGCCTGGAGGTGGTGTTTCATCACCTCTCTGGTGTTTCCGATACAATACATACCAAACTGGTGTTTAATTAAGTTAACACCAGTATTTTTGCAATTTGTGTGAATAGTGTATCGGTAACGATATGGAGCCAATCTGAATATATGCCGAAAGAATTtcctatacactgtaaaaacgctgtttaaacttttcaacaacttgttaatatta comes from the Lytechinus variegatus isolate NC3 chromosome 9, Lvar_3.0, whole genome shotgun sequence genome and includes:
- the LOC121421758 gene encoding uncharacterized protein LOC121421758, which encodes MDRKGRHWSLSSGTGPAHGPDGPGGASPDDSPVSSGGQISQSTTIVTTLQSGLGTPPSGAQPRPAAQPTRVEIKPEPMDLDEKPSCRFAEKRDGALFNIPGPSGEGATSASVPVSPLWQGPVASPKNTDVIPKIPRYSESRHGDIRRPFSTPPSYTLSDMRHLSPTLRFGSRFQFPSHTISTSPHVSQQSRIVSTGSTAPSTATLSSESNLQVGALQEPSQQGLVRPQQMLDSGALPTDEGVARRQRAIMYQQQLLYVTKRLHRLGIGKDAFGRSQEARGSSLDAAQGDDVFQQPIHPSQRLDRQQEDQSGQSTEHIGDEGKGGQIGQTATSSQGSNAQISGASVLVTSNPSQAQTSGIRGYFMDQPIGIGSSIAQNPSGMPSLSGMFGVQPPLRYGGAVQPDTTIRQLLQRRTTPPYPTSGTPVHQMHHQQQRYVQQQHHQQQELQRRSQTPGRKVPLSQRLSDGSCNVKPAAAAAIGPRRYSAPSYTTDVVMKEGGSRRYPSQGDATAQLTESNTGMESSGSEGRDPRPFVQRGKVNLLMLHVSM